The following are from one region of the Variovorax sp. V213 genome:
- a CDS encoding OmpH family outer membrane protein, with translation MKHLIRAAAGALLIPVFALVAAPAAQAQETFRIGFVNPDRVLREAQPAKAAQAKLEAEFLKREKDLTTQGEALKTASEKFEREAPTLSESQRASRQRALVDQDRDFQRRRREFQEDLNARKNEELQQVYERANRVVKQVAEAEKYDAILQEAIYINPKHDITDKVIKALNASTPSSPTGGK, from the coding sequence ATGAAGCATTTGATTCGCGCTGCGGCTGGCGCGTTGTTGATTCCTGTTTTTGCACTGGTTGCCGCGCCCGCGGCCCAGGCGCAGGAAACCTTTCGCATCGGATTCGTGAATCCGGACCGCGTGCTGCGTGAAGCCCAGCCGGCCAAGGCCGCGCAAGCCAAGCTCGAGGCCGAGTTCCTCAAGCGCGAGAAAGATCTCACGACGCAGGGCGAGGCACTGAAGACGGCCTCTGAAAAATTCGAGCGCGAGGCGCCCACGTTGTCCGAAAGCCAGCGTGCTTCGCGCCAGCGCGCGCTGGTCGACCAGGACCGCGATTTCCAGCGCCGCCGCCGCGAGTTCCAGGAGGATCTCAATGCGCGCAAGAACGAAGAGCTCCAGCAGGTCTACGAGCGTGCCAACCGCGTGGTGAAGCAGGTGGCCGAGGCTGAAAAGTACGACGCCATCCTGCAGGAAGCGATCTACATCAATCCGAAGCACGACATCACGGACAAGGTGATCAAGGCGCTGAACGCCTCGACTCCTTCTTCGCCAACGGGCGGCAAGTAA